Genomic DNA from Deltaproteobacteria bacterium:
TTACGAACCAGAGGGAACTCATCGTGGCGACGGCCGCAGAGGTTATGAAAAAGAAAGGCGTCACGATTGAATATCTAATCGGAACGATGATCGAGCTTCCCCGAGCTGCCGTTATTGCCGATCAGATCGCTAAAGAGGCCGAGTTCTTCTCCTTTGGCACGAACGATCTCACCCAGACCACCTACGGCTTCAGTCGTGATGATGCTGGTAAATTCATCAATTACTACCGGGACAATAATATCCTGGATAACGATCCCTTCCAGACTCTGGACGAAGAAGGAGTCGGTTATCTGGTCAAAATGGGAATTGAAAAGGGACGTAGCACGCGACCGTCCCTTAAAGTTGGCATCTGCGGTGAACACGGCGGAGATCCGGCGAGTGTTGAGTTCTGTCACAAGGCCGGATTAAACTATGTAAGCTGTTCTCCTTATCGGGTGCCTATCGCCAGACTCGCGGCGGCCCAGGCCAGGCTTAAGGAAAAAGGCATGGGGGCGCTGGTATCAAAATAGGAGCGAGCCCGGCGGCGCAGCGACGAATTGCATTTGACATCTTTTGTTACTATGTGACATAGCTATGCTTATCAGAATTAGGAGGCATTTATGGCCAAGAGCGAGTTTTTAGTACATTTAAATGACACCAATTATGAGGAACAGATAAGCAAATCTGACAAGCCTGTTCTGGTTGACTTCTGGGCTCCCTGGTGCGGACCATGCAAGGCCATTGGACCTCTCGTCGAAGAGATTTCCAATACTTATAAAGATCGCGCCGTGATCGCCAAGATAAATGTGGATGAGAGTCAGAAGGCGGCATCAGCCTATGGGGTAAGAAGCATCCCCACGCTTATCCTGTTCAAGGACGGCAAGATATTTGATACCATCATCGGCCTGGTGCCCAAAGAACGCCTGGAAGAATTAATTAATAAGGCACTTTGATCACTATATTAGTAAGTTAGAAATCGTATTCTGCGTATTTTTGCAGAATACGATTTCGTTAACGCACTTATCCCATTTTCGGGAAAGGGAATACCTG
This window encodes:
- a CDS encoding pyruvate, phosphate dikinase (catalyzes the formation of phosphoenolpyruvate from pyruvate), with product TNQRELIVATAAEVMKKKGVTIEYLIGTMIELPRAAVIADQIAKEAEFFSFGTNDLTQTTYGFSRDDAGKFINYYRDNNILDNDPFQTLDEEGVGYLVKMGIEKGRSTRPSLKVGICGEHGGDPASVEFCHKAGLNYVSCSPYRVPIARLAAAQARLKEKGMGALVSK
- the trxA gene encoding thioredoxin, with product MAKSEFLVHLNDTNYEEQISKSDKPVLVDFWAPWCGPCKAIGPLVEEISNTYKDRAVIAKINVDESQKAASAYGVRSIPTLILFKDGKIFDTIIGLVPKERLEELINKAL